A window from Peromyscus eremicus chromosome 5, PerEre_H2_v1, whole genome shotgun sequence encodes these proteins:
- the Matcap1 gene encoding LOW QUALITY PROTEIN: microtubule-associated tyrosine carboxypeptidase 1 (The sequence of the model RefSeq protein was modified relative to this genomic sequence to represent the inferred CDS: deleted 1 base in 1 codon) — translation MVLDSGAQVYEQAPPSPPASPSSQRHRLKPSNRNGPPLYPWPQSLAMPLALAVPSSLQSQPMWQTFSKLHLGNRSHMRRSESTYSVNSTGQRGRGKAPLGRGCDPGGGTLRPAASLPHIAKTRKYVGNGSNKSPCMLVALRPTNMDQEREKFFQSHYTYNPQFEYQEPMPMSVLEKYQEASGQFIHQAVGIIEAVLEKFGTYEHFEAATGGQLLTKCQIWSIVRKYMQKEGCVGEVVVQLSEDLLSQAVMMVENSRPTLAINLTGARQYWLEGMLRHEIGTHYLRGVNNARQPWHSTEGRLQYGLRPANPTEEGLASLHSVLFRKQPFLWRAALLYYTIHQAARMSFRQLFQDLAQYVQDEAVRWEYCVRAKRGQTDTSQPGCFSKDQVYLDGIVRILRHRQTIDFPLLTSLGKVSYEDVDQLKPHGILDNTRVPHFMKDLGRYRQQLEHIMTTNRLDEAELGRLLPD, via the exons ATGGTGCTGGATTCAGGGGCTCAGGTGTATGAGCAGGCACCCCCCAGCCCACCTGCTAGCCCCTCATCTCAGCGCCATAGGTTGAAGCCCTCAAACCGAAATGGGCCACCCTTGTACCCCTGGCCTCAGTCTCTGGCTATGCCTTTGGCTCTGGCTGTTCCCTCATCACTACAGTCTCAGCCTATGTGGCAGACCTTCTCAAAGCTGCACTTGGGAAACCGTAGCCACATGCGTCGCAGTGAGAGCACCTACAGTGTAAATAGTACTGGCCAGCGG GGGCGAGGCAAAGCGCCACTTGGACGGGGATGTGATCCAGGTGGAGGGACCCTACGGCCTGCGGCCTCCTTACCTCACATTGCTAAGACTCGAAAGTATGTAGGCAATGGTAGCAACAAGAGCCCCTGCATGTTAGTGGCCCTGCGGCCAACCAACATGGACCAGGAACGGGAGAAATTCTTCCAGTCCCATTACACCTACAATCCACAGTTCGAGTACCAGGAACCGATGCCAATGAGTGTGCTGGAGAAGTACCAGGAGGCCTCTGGACAGTTCATCCATCAG GCAGTTGGCATCATTGAGGCTGTCCTGGAGAAGTTTGGCACTTATGAACACTTTGAGGCCGCCACAGGGGGCCAGCTGCTGACCAAGTGCCAAATTTGGTCCATTGTGCGAAAATACATGCAGAAGGAGGGCTGCGTTGGGGAG GTTGTGGTGCAGCTGAGTGAGGACCTGCTGTCCCAGGCAGTGATGATGGTGGAGAACAGTCGACCCACGCTGGCCATCAACTTGACTGGAGCCCGCCAGTATTGGTTGGAGGGCATGCTGCGGCATGAGATAG GCACTCACTACCTGCGTGGTGTGAACAATGCAAGACAACCGTGGCACAGCACTGAAGGCAGATTACAGTATGGGCTTCGGCCAGCCAACCCCACGGAGGAGGGCCTGGCCAGCCTGCATAGTGTGCTGTTTAGAAAGCAACCCTTCCTGTGGCGGGCGGCCCTGCTCTACTACACCATTCACCAGGCCGCGCGCATGTCCTTCCGCCAGCTCTTCCAGGATCTGGCCCAATATGTGCAGGATGAGGCTGTACGCTGGGAGTACTGCGTCCGGGCCAAGCGAGGACAGACCGATACTTCCCAGCCAG GCTGCTTCAGCAAGGACCAGGTGTACCTGGATGGCATTGTGCGCATCCTGCGGCACCGTCAGACCATAGATTTCCCGCTGCTGACCTCGCTGGGCAAG GTCTCCTATGAAGATGTGGACCAACTGAAGCCCCATGGAATACTAGATAATACCCGAGTGCCCCACTTTATGAAGGACTTGGGACGCTACCGGCAGCAGCTGGAACACATCATGACCACCAACCGACTGGACGAAGCAGAGCTGGGCCGCCTGCTCCCGGACTGA
- the Nol3 gene encoding nucleolar protein 3: MGNVQERPSETIDRERKRLVDTLQADSGLLLDALVARGVLTGPEYEALDALPDAERRVRRLLLLVQSKGEAACQELLRCAQHTVRVPDPAWDWQHVGPGYRDRSYDPPCSGHWTPEAPSSGITCPGLPRASEQEEVGGPEGSEAVQSGTPEEPELEAEASEGDEPDLEQQTEPEPEPEVEPEPELEPAPEPEPEPEPEPEPEEPDFQEDESEDS, translated from the exons ATGGGCAACGTGCAGGAGCGGCCATCGGAGACCATTGACCGGGAACGGAAACGGCTGGTAGATACGTTGCAGGCTGACTCTGGGCTGCTGCTGGACGCGCTGGTGGCCCGGGGCGTGCTCACCGGGCCTGAGTATGAAGCCTTGGATGCGCTGCCTGATGCAGAGCGCAGGGTGCGCcgcctgctgctgctggtgcagAGCAAGGGCGAGGCAGCTTGCCAGGAGCTACTGCGCTGTGCCCAGCATACTGTGCGTGTGCCAGACCCCGCCTGGGATTGGCAGCACGTGGGGCCTG GCTACCGGGACCGCAGCTATGACCCTCCATGCTCAGGCCACTGGACGCCTGAGGCACCCAGTTCAGGGATCACATGTCCTGGGCTGCCGAGAGCTTCAGAGCAAGAGGAGGTCGGAGGTCCTGAGGGCTCTGAGGCAGTGCAATCTGGAACTCCAGAGGAGCCAGAACTAGAAGCTGAAGCCTCTGAAGGGGATGAACCGGACCTGGAACAACAAACGGAACCGGAACCAGAGCCAGAGGTAGAACCAGAGCCTGAACTAGAACCGGCgccggagccggagccggagccggagccggagccggagcccGAGGAGCCTGACTTCCAAGAAGATGAGTCTGAAG ATTCCTGA